AATGACATTCAAAATAATCCACGTGTGATTAAAGCCTACTTAGGAGAAGAATAAGATGCTAGAACTCACTAACGTAAGCACGCACTATGGCGCAATTCAAGCTCTAGAAAAAGTCAGTGTGCGGGTAAATCAAGGCGAGATTGTGACGTTGATTGGCGCCAATGGCGCAGGGAAAACCACGTTGCTGATGACAGTATGTGGCTCACCCAGAGCCACAGCAGGCTCTATACGTTTTGAGGGTAAAGACATCACGAATGAGCCTACGCACATGATTATGCGCAATGGCATCGCATTGTCTCCCGAAGGCCGTCGTGTTTTTCCTGATTTAACCGTATCTGAAAATTTAAAGATGGGCGGGTTTTTCTTAGCCAAATCCGAGATTGAAGCCGGGGAAGATCATGTATATGAGTTATTTCCTCGCCTCAAAGAACGAGCCAATCAACGAGCTGGCACGATGTCAGGGGGCGAACAACAAATGCTTGCTATTGGGCGAGCGCTAATGACGAAGCCGAGGTTATTGTTATTGGATGAGCCGACCTTAGGTTTAGCTCCACTCATTATTGCTCAGATTTTTGAAATTATTCAAACGATCCGAGATGAAGGGGTGACTGTATTTCTAGTAGAGCAAAATGCGAACAAGGCGTTACAAGTTGCAGATCGAGCTTATGTACTGGAAACTGGAAAAGTCGTGATGGAAGATACCGGAACCAATTTGCTCAGTAATGATGCGGTACGTAAGGCTTATTTAGGCGCTTAATAAATACCTGTATTTAAATACAGTTTAATGGTGATCGACGTCAAAGCACCATATTGCTTGACGTCGATTTTCCATTAGGCTTAGAGCAGACCTTCGGCGCGTAATGCTGCTTGCACGCCAGTATCTTGTTGCATACGTTCAAAGAACTCGTGTAATGCGGTAAACGAAGACATATCTAGTTGTGCACGTTGGGCCCAACGTAACGCAACAAATAAATAGGCATCGGCAATGGAACGAGTCCCCGTTAAATAGCTTTTGCCCGTCATTTGCTGATTTAGCATGGCATAAAAATTATGCAGCTTAAATTTTGCATTTTTTTGTAGCTCTTGTTGGCATGCCTCGTTTTGAGCATAGCCAGCCACCCCAAACACCAAACCAATATGACGATGCACGTCCGAATTTAACATACCTAGCCAACGACGCATTTCAGCTCGTTGTTGGATGCTTTCACCCAATAAATTAGCTTCAGGGTGTTTTTCAGCAATATAGTGCAAAATGGCGGTACTTTGCGTCAGAGTAAGGTCTTCATCCACAAAGGCTGGGGCAGAACCCAATGGGTTTAAAGCTAAAAAATCAGCTTGTTTTAGTTCTTCTCGGCTAACGGCTTGCGATGCATAGGGTTTACCAATCCACTCTAAGACGACATGAATCGCCAAAGAGCATGAGCCTTGTAGGTAATAGAGTTTCATTTGTGTGTCTTCCTCTTTGGTTTAGGTTCTAAATGGTGTTCTAAAAACTGTTCCATACGTTCATAGAACTCAAATTTGTTTTCTTCGTTATGAAAACCATGGCCTTCGTTGTCTTTGACCATGTATTCCACCTCTACTTCGCGTGCTTTTAGGGCATTTACCATTTGATCACTTTCCGCTTTATTAACACGTGGATCATGGGCTCCTTGGGCGATAAACAGAGGCGTTTTAATGTGTTGAGCATTTAGAGACGGCGAGGTCGCCTCTAGGCGATCCTTATCTTTTTCTGGGTGACCAACCATGGTGTACATTTTTTCAAGCAGTGGGCGCCAGTAAGGGGGAATGGTATCCATAAAGGTTAATAGATTCGACACCCCTACGTAATCAATAGCCGCTGCATAGACATCAGGGGTTTTACAAATAGCCATGAGCGTGGCGTACCCCCCGTAACTACCACCATAAATGGCAAGTTTATTAGGGTCAGCAATACGTTGTTTAAGTAGCCATGCAACACCATCACTGATGTCATCTTGCATAGCTAAACCCCATTGGCCAAAACTGGCTTCCC
This Paenalcaligenes faecalis DNA region includes the following protein-coding sequences:
- a CDS encoding ABC transporter ATP-binding protein, with the protein product MLELTNVSTHYGAIQALEKVSVRVNQGEIVTLIGANGAGKTTLLMTVCGSPRATAGSIRFEGKDITNEPTHMIMRNGIALSPEGRRVFPDLTVSENLKMGGFFLAKSEIEAGEDHVYELFPRLKERANQRAGTMSGGEQQMLAIGRALMTKPRLLLLDEPTLGLAPLIIAQIFEIIQTIRDEGVTVFLVEQNANKALQVADRAYVLETGKVVMEDTGTNLLSNDAVRKAYLGA
- a CDS encoding glutathione S-transferase family protein; translated protein: MKLYYLQGSCSLAIHVVLEWIGKPYASQAVSREELKQADFLALNPLGSAPAFVDEDLTLTQSTAILHYIAEKHPEANLLGESIQQRAEMRRWLGMLNSDVHRHIGLVFGVAGYAQNEACQQELQKNAKFKLHNFYAMLNQQMTGKSYLTGTRSIADAYLFVALRWAQRAQLDMSSFTALHEFFERMQQDTGVQAALRAEGLL